The sequence ttatttttttaagacagggtttcattctgtcacccaggctggcgtgcaacggtgagatcacagctcactgcagcctcaatcttctgggcttaggtgatcctctcatctcagcctcccaaatagctgggaccacaggcgcacaccaccatacccagctattttattattattactatttgcagagatggggtccggccatgttgcccaggctgatctcaaactcctgggctcaaaccagcctggccaacatggtgaaaccccatctctactaaaaatacaaaaattagccaggtgtggtgtcatgcgcatgtaatcccagctacttgggagactgaggaaggagaatggcatgaacccaggagatggagcttgcagtgagcggagatcgcgacactgcactccagcctgggcgacagagcaagactctgtctcaaaaaaaaaaaaaaaaagaattaaattttaattaaataaattttaaaattaatatttacagaaaatgttaaatattaccTCAAATAGATATTCTAATTTTGTAATTGGAGGTTTTCAGACAATTTTAGTCCTCTATTTCACGTTCAAATGGTCTCATCAGTGACCTTCCTCCAAAgtagatacatgatttgcaaatgaTAAATAGAAGATTtaggagaagggagaaaaatgttttcatgctcatttcttatctttttgtttctgggttttttgtttttgatttttgatacagggtctcgctctatcacccaagctggagtgcagtggcaagatcatggctcactgcagccttgacctcccaggctcaaacaatcctccggcctcagcttcccaagtagctgggactacagccacacaccaccatgcctggctaatttttgtgcttttggtgggacgtggtttcaccacgttgcctaggttggtctgaaacccctgggctcaagcaatccttcccagcttggcctcccaaagtgttgggattacaagcatgagctgccTCACCTGGACACTTTTTATCTTATGGTCATTTGAATTAGGCAATTGGTTATATTTTGAAAACTCAGTACAATTCTTGGAGAGTTGTCTGGGGTAAATTTTCTCACTGTCACTTTGAAAACTAAAGATAAATTTTAACATCATAACCTCATCATCTCacagcttaataaatatttaaactttaCTCTGTTTAATAACATTGATAGGTGGGTGTTAGTTCAGGGGGTTGTGGGAGGACTCTGGCGTCCGGGATGGAGGCGCGTAGCTTTCTGTGGCTGGCGCTGGATCCACCCTGGGTCTCCAACTAGGGCTGCAGAGAGGGTAGAGCCGTTTcttaggccagagtgcagtgggacaGGAGGTGCCGGGAGAGGACTGAGGTGGCTTGGGACATGGAAGCGCTGCAGCCTTCGAGCCCGGCGTCCAGCATTGCAGCCGCCGCGGTGGCATAAGAGCTCGAACCCTTTCACACGCGCGCAGAAGGAGGAGTGGCGGCGGCGGAACAAGACGACCCTCACTTACGTGGCCGCTGTCGTCGTGGGCATGCTTGGGGCGTCCTACGCTGCCGTACCCCTTTATCGGCTCTATTGCCAGACTACTGGACTTGGAGGATCAGCCCTTGCAGGTCATGCCTCAGACAAGATTGAAAACATGGTGCCTGTTAAAGATCGAAtcattaaaattagctttaatgCAGATGTGCATGCAAGTCTCCAGTGGAACTTTAGACCTCAGCAAACAGAAATATATGTGGTGCCAGGAGAGACTGCACTGGCATTTTACAGAGCTAAGAATCCTACTGACAAACCAGTAATTGGAATTTCTACATACAATATTGTTCCATTTGAAGCTGGACAGTATTTCAATAAAATACAGTGCTTCTGTTTTGAAGAACAAAGGCTTAATCCCCAAGAGGAAGTAGATATGCCAGTGTTTTTCTACATTGATCCTGAATTTGCTGAAGATCCAAGAATGATTAAAGTTGATCTTATCACTCTTTCTTACACTTTTTTTGAAGCAAAGGAAGGGCACAAGTTGCCAGTTCCAGGATATAATTGAAGTCAGCAACTAAGTCTTCCTTCAAAGTTGTGATTTTTGGGAAAATCGTATATCCTATCTTCTCAAAGGAGAAATATTGTACAATAATATGAAGgcctatattttaattattttttctcaactAATGTATTTCACTTAAAGTTGAGAGAACAAGTTCAGCTTTTATCATAAGAAACCCACATGCCTAGCTAGAATATATGACTGACTATTCAATACCATACTGAAGAGTTTGATAGTATTAAAATAAgcctctttgttttttaaatatgcagaGGCATGGGTTCAGCTTAATTCTATAATTCCCTTCCAGATTATTAACTCTTCATACTTACAGCAATGAATCTgacaatgtttttcaaaaatgtacGCTCAAGGTTATTTGTTTCAAGTCATAGGCTAGAACTTCTGACCATGTTTATTGTGTCTAAAAGAGTTGGTTGCTATTTTCCTTCATTATGAATAGTCAGTATTTTAAAAGCTCAAAGTAGAAGAGGAGTCACTAAGCCCTAACAGCTTGTCCAAAgatttaaattcttatttcaaatttgatttgtcctttaatgttttatattcagAGTTCTGAATAATTACTTTGAAATTGTAGTatcataaaattgaaataaaatacatctaCTAGGCTGTTAGCCAAAGCATCATCATTACAAGTCCATGAATGTTAAAATGTACAGGTGGGATTGTGAAGATTTACTGACATCAAAAGTTCTTCTGgaaacaaacatttgttaaaaaaaaaaaagtattaaattattttaatagtgaTTTATTTGTCATCAAATGTACaacttattctaaatattttcattttctgtgttctaaatagaaatattaagttgcagtaaaaagagaaaaaaagtctatTTAGCATTACAAAGAATCATATTTAAAGGCTGCCCAATGTAGAGTCTAGTGACATGTTCAGGACACctgaaatataattaaatgacAATTATCAAAGTTTTAACAATTTATAATTCTAAACCAGAGGATTATAAAGAAGTGCAAATTGACTTTTACATTCAACTTTAGTTAAATGAAGGCACTCAGTATTCTTCCTGAATAATACATTCAGTTTCTCACATTTTATGCTTTCATCTATTCAGAATTATTTCGTAGTAAAATAATCTACTCTTATCACAAAAAAAACATTGATAATTAGAccattattaattaaattttaaatatacctgtaaaatgaaattaaaacaataattaaaaatctgGAAGTATTTTTTATGTCAAAAGAATCTAGGTTGGACACTAAACATAATGTAAACACTTGTACAAGTATCTGGTGACTGTAATTTCTCAGTTATTTTGAACAAAGTAAAAATTTGGGATATTAAAATTGATTTGTGATGATTATAGATTTAATAATTAATCAGTGTTACAACTAGATAACCATACACAACCTTATTATATAAttagtgtttaaaaatttttttttaattttcattgtaaCTATAATGAATCTGATTTGAAGGAGAAGATTCATTAAATTGTTTGGAAATTTGCAATTGCTCTTTAAACACTCATTTTCCTTGATCGCTAATTTTATGTAAGAAACATTCGTCACTGAGTTGTCAAATCAATcacagtaaataaataacaagtgCCTTATAAGACTTAAGACCATTTATAATTAcaagttgagcatcccaaatctgaaaattcaaaatgtaaaatgttccaaagtcagaaatatttttgttattttgttttgtttttgagatggagtcttgctcttgtcgcccaggctggagtgcaatggcatgatctcagctcactgcaacctccacctcccaggttcaagcaattctcctgcctcagcctcctgagtagctgggattacagacacgcgccaccacgcccagctaatttttgtatttttagtagagacggggtttcaccatgttggccaggctggtcttgagctcctgacctcatgatccacccacctcagcttcccaaaatgctgggattacaggtgtgagccaccgtgcacagcctcAAAAttggaaactttaaaatataacacATTTAATGTACTAGTCTTTTAGATGCATGACCTCTGTGTTACAACTGAGTCGTTAATCTTGTAGCTTCATCAACTTAACTGGTTTGCTTTCATGACCCTCCCTCAGTCCTTTCTGCAGAGGTTCAAGAGAAAGACCTTTTGAGAAGTATGCaagttttttttatatatgtatgaaaaCTTTATTCACTCTGTTAACTTTTTCATCATTCacaatgtttatctttttaagaaTAGTGGTAACtggtctgggcacggtggctcaagcctgtaatcccagcactttgggaggcccaggtgggtggatcatgaggtcaggagtttgagaccagcctgaccaacatggtgaaaccccgtctctactaaaaaaatacaaaaattagctgggcacagtggtgcatgcttgtagtcccagctactagggaggctgaggcaggagaatcgcttgaaccagggaagtggaggttgcagtgagccaagataatgccactgcactccagtctgggcaacacagtgagactccgtctcaaaaaaaaaaaaaaaaaaaaaaaaaaattagtggtaactggttttactttctttttagctttaaagtttttttggCTGGCAATGTGAATACATTCCTATACTTCTGCCCACTTAATTTGTTCTTGGCCATTGTCTTTGATACTCATGTGTAGCCACTCAAGCTCCAGGTAACACCATCTACACACACTGGAAATATGAAATTTTTTGAGGCCCAACATGttgttcaaaggaaatgctcactggagcattttgaattttaattttcagattagggatgctgaacCGATAAGCataatacaaatattccaaaatctgcccaaacacttctggtccaaagtatttcagataagggatactgaACCTGTATAAGCTGTTCATCTAAGATATACTAGATATGTCTTCTTCTTATCAAATTGTTCCATTAAACTATAATAAAGATAAATCAATGGCATATTATGAATTTCCTCAGgcttatttgattttcttttaagcaAAGATTGCCACTTTTATTCTGTACAATATAAAACCATACTacaggccagtcacagtggcttgcacctgtaatcccagcactttgggaggcccaggtgggcagatcacctgaggtaaggagttcaagaccagtttgaccaacatggtgaaaccccgtctctactaaaaatagaaaaattagccgggcatggtgacgtgcgcctataatcccagctactcaggaggctcaggcatgagaattgcttgaacccaggaggcggaggttgcagtgagctgagattgccccattgcactccagcctgggtgacagagcgagattccctctcaaaataaataaataaatgaataaatagataaataaatccaTATACATAGATTTGATATATAGGttctatattttttacttttggaaaAAATATGTAGGGAAAAAGTTTACAGATCTCTCAGTCTCTGCTATAAAAAGTTATAAATGAAACCAACAATTATTTGTGCAGTCATCAGTTCTGAATACAATATGAATTATACCTAGAAATTAGAATTTATCTAGATGCCTCTGCCTGCTTGTGAAGAACACACAATTATATCACAGAACACTCTGGCTTCTATAATTTAGGGCAATTTTGAAAAGCAGACTTCTTCATAATGTAAGGAAAGAATAATTTTTCCATAAGTCACCCAGCATAAAAAAAGTTCACAGtctgatttatcttttttaaaaggtgaaatgATTCACTATTATATTTGCATGGATTATTTTGATCCTTACTAGTCCCTAATTGTGAAATAAATTTAGCATGTGTTATATCTGTTTGGATTTTCCCAGCAAGAGACTGATATAAAATGTAGCAAATTGGCTGAAGTACATGGGCTGAAGTAAAATGAattgaataattaaatataaaatgtttaccaactttattcttcttaatTTTACAACTGCCTTGTATATTGAGATCTAACTGTTTCTTGAGTCTATCCATTATGAACACAACTGAATCTGATATTTTAACACCCTGCAGTGCCACTGCTTGTTTGATGTTTCATTTTGCAATGCGTATGGTCATTTTGCCCAACTTCAATTCTTCTCCAGACTTCATTATCACAAAAATCTTATcatcggccgggtgcggtggctcacgcctgtaatcccaacactttgggaggctgaagtgggtggatcgcctgaggttagggagtttgagaacagcctggccaacatggcgaaaccggtctgtactaaaaatacaaaaattagccgggtgtggtggcgtgcgcctgtaattctagctattcaggaggctgaggcattggaatcacttgaacctgggaggcggagtttgcagtgagctgagatcgtgccattccactccagcctgggtgacagaacaggactctgtctcaaaaaaaaaaaaaaaaaaaaaattatcatctttAGCAAGTTAAATACATACTTGCTTTTGAGACtagacagaattttttaaattttcatttacagTCATTAACATTGCCTGTGATGAACCATCCTTAGCATCTTGGAAGCTTTcagatataaaaatgttataagcTGAGCAAAGTCTTTTCAGTTTTTCAAGCGTTAttaatgctttctttttaaaaattaacagttttttcttttttttattttgagacagggtctcgctctgtcacccaggctggagtgcagtggcgcgatctcggctcactgcaagctccgcctcccggattcacgccattctccggcctcagcctcccgagtagatgggactacaggtgcccgccaccacacccggctaattattgtatttttttagtagagacaaggtttcaccatgttaaccaggatggtcttgatctcctgacctcgtgatccgcctgcctcggcctcccaaagtgccgagattacaggcgtgagccacctcgctggGCCAGaattaacagtttttaaaagtttttgcattatttctttttctaaagttATGATATGGCGTGGAGATAGCTGTTCATGAATTCTGCTCCCTTTAAGCACCTTCATAAATCTGGAttttttagctttatttatttatttattttaaaagtacatcCACAGAGTGATATAGATATTGAGCTTTAAATATGGGtagctgtgggtttttttatttttatttttatttattttatttattttgggaaggaatctggctttgttgcccaggctggagtgcaatggcacgatcttggctcactgcaacctcggcctcctggttcaaaagattctcctgcctcagcctccggagtaggtgggattacaggcggccgccaccacgcctggtttttgtattttattagagaccgggtttcaccttgttagccaggctgatctggaactcctgacctcaagtgatctgcccgcctcggcctcccaaagtgctggaagtacaggcatgagtcaccgcactcggccttgtttttgttttgaaaatcaaAGGTATGAAGTCAAAGGCTTCTTTGGATAATTAGCCAAGATGGATGAAAACTATGTGGGCATATACATCAAACAGCGGAAACTGCAGTCGCTTTCCACAGCAGGCGCTGAGCTCCACTCCTGACTTTTCCTGGGCACTCACTGACACTTGCACATCCTGAGAAGCCACCACCGCACCTGCAGACGATGCAGTGGCCCGCCCCAATCTCTTAGAGTCCCCCCAGCAGTAAAACAATCCCAATGACGATACTTCCCACTTGAGTGTGTGACCCTCCTAACACTCACTCCGCCTctgttttcgttttgtttttaaagatccCTTTTAGAAAATATCACACGATTTTGTTTTACAGTTGAGTAATGCATAAAAAGACatcaagtttttaaatttctatgcaaatatttgtaatgttaatattttaatagaatgTCTGCAGTATCTTCAACCTCTTCTTTTCTTAGGCACTTTGCATTCAGCGTTTAAACATGCCGAGTTCCTCCTGCGGAAACACCAAACGAAAAGGaacttctcccacctcagcctctgtccAGCAACAACCGGGCTATCCTTTCCCTCCGGTTCACGGCCAAACTTCTTGAAAGATTCTCATCTATACTTTGTTTAAACGAGGCCAACTTACCTTTTCACACACTGAAATCGTGCTTCTGCTGCGTGTTCAAGAGGAACTGTTCTCACCGTGGTCACCAGTGACTCATGAATTGTCAAAACTGAGGGACAGGccgggctcacatctgtaatcgcagcactttgggagaccaaggtgggcagatcacttgaggtcaggagttcaagaccagcctgggcagcatggcaaaaccccgtctctactaaaaatacaaaaattagcttggtgtgctggcacacacctgtaatccaggtactccagaagctgagatgggaggattgcttgaacccaggaggcaaaggtagcagtgagccgagactgtaccactacactccagcctgggtgactgagtgagaacttgtctcaaaaaaacaaaaagaaaaacaaaacaaaacaaaactgagggGCAGTTTCTGTCCTTGCCTGATCCTTGGGAAGCATGTGTCAGTATAAACAGTTCCTTCCTTAGGGCCCAGAACTGTCTCCTGGAAAATACATGAATATCTCACAGGAATGCAAAACATAACATGTTCAGGATAAAACTAACCATATTCCCCCCAAATCTGCTTCTTAGCAGGGGTCCTGTAGGAATGGCACCACTATCTACTTAATGAGTGAGTGCAATTTTAGCCATTAATATTTGCCTTATCATTACTTTGTAATATGTAGATGTACAGTTTTGAggatacaaatatattttgtggagtagaatgtaaaaaatagcatatttttattaattaaatcagACAAAATTTATACCTTTTTTTCTAATCAAATTCTACTTGAAAGGTTAATATATGACCAAAAATAAAGTTTGTAAGTGGTACCTGGAAAAAATGTGTGCTACTCCAAACATGTGGAAATTAGAGAAATAAGATGGACCCTGAGAGAAAAGCTAGTAAAATCCACAATATTGAATGAGATTAGTTATCTGTGGGAGTAACCCAAACACAGCTTAAATTCCTAATTAAGGAAGTTGGAAATGCCCAAAACTCTGCCAAAGCGTTCTGAGTGTTTCACTGGAATGTTTATTAAATTCAAACCTAACAGATTGTAAAATGTAGAGAAAGGATCAAACTGAAAAGAGATATTTagctagaaaacaaaaaactaaattgCAATGAGTCAGGTATTGACATGTATATCTGTGAAAGTCTTGAGGCAGGTGTCTCATCCCTTTGGTGCAAATGTAGGCTTCAGACTCTTGGAACCTAGTGTCATTAAATATTTCAATCATATAATTGACTTCTCATTTATGTTCCATAGTCTAATCATAAACTAAATTTCGATGGAGACCAGCCTACATGAAGAGTATAGCTATGCCACATGAATTTACTGtttccaaaatataaataaatacaccaaTACACTGGCCTTGAAGTTATAGCTCAGTCTCTTTGAGTTACCTTAACCTGAATATAGTCATCTATGACTTTTGAATTTCCAATTCATCTATAACTTCTAAGATTTGACTCTACAATATGAAGGTCTAATTAATGTACTGCTACTCCTTTGTAGAGAGATTTCTTTTACTTagaaatctttatatttttgtgtcaTTGATAAACTTTCAACCAGTGTTTTGCTGGCAACTctggaaataaatatttgcaattacATATTACTGAATTGACTTTTTCTTTGCCATTTCTATAAAAACAGCACCTTTCATGTTTAACGTCTATTAGTATTAAAGCTTAAAATACTCTTACTATATCAGGATAGTAACTGTATTTATGCTCTTAGCATTATTACTCATCTGGTAACTATGCCAATTCATCTCGCCCTACCATTGTGCTTTACCGGGatgatctcattccattccagcattcaACATGAATTTCAGGATGAGAATGAAGCCCAAACATGATTTCAAACACACCCTTCTGTCTGATTCTAGTCTCTTGACTCTTTTTGACATTtcatcttatattttttattattgatttttcaaaatggaaaacaggtttaaatttttcttcttaaatatattAACCTTTAATAATCACAACTATCAAAGCCATAAACaaaaatcattgtttttattttttcatttattaatttttctatttttttgagataatctTACTCTATgagtcaggctggagtacaatggtgtgatctcggctcatggcaatctctgcctccgaggctcaagcaattctcctgcctcagcttcctgagtagctgggattacaggcacctgccaccatgctcagctaatttttgtgtttttagtagacacaggggtttaccacgttggccagcctggtctcgaactcctgacctcaagtgatctgcctgcctcagcctcccaaagtactgggattacaggcatgagccactgtgcctggactcatTCTTACTTTTTATATTCCCAACTGTCAACACACCTGTCAGTTTGAACTCCTTTTTTCAAACTATGTTCCCTCTCCTAGTGATGTATGcagtattaattaattttttcctaaatatttttttggTTGCCTTTTCTTCTAAGTCACTTCCAATATTTAACAAGAAGAATATTATCCTGGTTGCTGAAGATGCAATTTCCAATTTGTTCTTTGACACATAAAGACAGTTTTGTTCTCTGTAAGTTAGTAGATTAAATTGAGGACAAGCAGTCTGTGTTTTAAGTTTTCAGTGCCCAGTACTTTAAAACAAAGTAGGACCCAATGGTAGATATCAATCATACAATAATGAGCCCCAAAACAGAATAtatcttgatttttctttacatttaataattttaaaacagtatgGGTGTATGCAGGGTAGTCTCATGAAGATAAGACCTATGAAACCCCTTGAAAAGCTGAAAGTATTGCCGTTTGTGTTTCTTGTTATTTGTGCATTCATTCTCGTGTTCTCTAGCAATAGCTCATCTCCTGTTTTTTCCATAATGCCTTTAAAAGGGTCAGAATTTGGATCACTATTTAAGTAATCCAAAGGACAATATATTACCATATAATgtagaattttgtgtgtgtgatttcttaagaaagatacttgaaaaaaaattgtttcatctGCCTTTTACTTCCTGCCATGTCTTCCCATAGACCAAAATCGTAGTAGGTATTgataatatattttgattttttgttctgtGCCATGCACTGTTGtaagcgtgtgtgtgtatatacacataatctTACACATTTAATCTCAAAACAGCCACAATCCTTATTCTCATATTTTTCAGGGAAAAAAGGGTCAGAAATTTTCTTTGTTGAGCATCATGCAAAGCCATTTCTTTTTATGTGacatagtactttttttttttttattatactttaagttcttggatacatgtgcagaacgtgcaggtttattacataggtatacacatggcatggtggtttgctgcacccatcaacccttcatctacgttaagtatttctcctaatgctatccctcccaaatcccacctcctccccacaggccccagtgtgtgatgttcccctcgccgtgtccatgtgttcttattgttcagttcccacttaatGAGAGAACATGCGGTGACAAAGCCATTTTTTCACTACTGCCTTTTGTATGCTAGAGGTTCCATACTTCTGTAGCGCATATAGTGTATAGAACTTCTAGCATCCTTGTTAAATTATCCTCCTAATTTGGTTGCTTTTACCTGctctaacattctttttttctttgtcttttttttttgtttttttttgtttttgtttttgcagagtctcactctgttgcctaggctggagtgcaatggcgcaatcttggctcactgcaacctccgtctcctccaagtgattctcctgcctcagcctcccaagtagctgggattacagccacctgccaccatgcccagctaattttttttttttttttggatttttagtagagacagggtttcaccatgttagtcagcctggtctcagactcctgacctcaggtgatctgtccccgtcagcctctcaaagtgctgggattacaggcgtgagccaccatgcccaaccttctAAACCTTATTAATTAGGATTGTTGCTATCTTTGTAAGTCATTTCTGGGGCTACTACcagatataaaaatacaatgtaaaatacTTTTAACATCTACTGACATGTTTATACACTAGCCAAGAAATGGCAGTGCATTGACATGGTGTCTTTATTCTATTGAGAAGATAGATATTTTATTTGCTCACTACAATTCCTCATTGAGTGGTCAAACACTTATTAGGATAGAGATGACGTAGGTTGAGATTAAGTTTAATTATTCTTTGTTTCTGAATAATTTTATACTGTTCACAGCAGCATACCTTTATTAGTGCATATCTTCTGTTCTAAAGTAGTATcataatgaatttttatttatctacccAGTTTTCTTGAGATATGGATAATATATGATGTGGCATATATAATCTATTTTAATAACCTAAAACtggaatattttatgtttttttactacttttaaaaaactaaataataggCAGAATAAGAGTCATTGCAAAATCTAGaatattttggtaaatttttatCACATCTTCTTTGCTGCTGTCCCATTTCACTTCAGTTGCTTAGGTTCATTTTAATTCTACATGATTACTAATTATAATAACTgattattatacatacatatatagtttttaaGACAGCAATTTAATACATTTCAGAAGAATTTTCGTAGTCCCCTGGCTAACCAATTCTCTCTCCAGAATAAAATCCTGGCTCATTCTCTAGTTTTTACAATGAAGTAATTTCTGTTTGGAAGTTAATTGTGGGAATAAAGGGAGGATTGATGTTGGCCTTTTTGAGAAGCAATGGTCTATGATTAGAAGAACCTAGGGAAAAGCGGTGGTGGAGGGGGGTGGAGATaagtgcatctattgagaaagtGTTAATTATGTTAATTAACACTGCGGTAACCTGGTTAGTTTTCATAAAGGAAGATTTTTATAATGAGGTAGGTGCTTAATCTTGTCAGAGAGAGTGGGTGTAGTCAGGTTTGGTCTTGTCTCAAAATCTGGAAGACAGCACACTGTGTTTGGTAGATGTGAGTCAATCAGAGGATTACTTGCGATAGCTCTTCAATGACATTCTTGCATTGTCAGATTTGTTTACACAACTCCTCCTAGAGCCTCTGAGGGGATTAAATGATGATAAacagccttttattttcttcaatttaagtctttaaaaagtCTGTCCATTGCTCCGGGTCAATAAAAGGAGTATGTTTTGAACCAGTAGCTGTGTGAACTTTTTTTGCAGTAGATAGCAGTAGGAAAAAGTGAAGACTTTTTGCTTGTAAAAACATTTACTGTCTCCTAGCAATCTGCAGTGATGCTATGCAAGTCTGACAATAGATAAATGTTTTCCAGTGTCATAAAACTTTACAGTAATACAGGAAGATTACTTAACTGTTTGCCTTAGAAGTTGATGCTCTGATTCAGGAGTTTCAGAAACTCTTGACTACAAACTAACTTCATAGAATTATCAATTATTAACAGCAACAGAGATTTAAAGCCATAGTTG is a genomic window of Pongo pygmaeus isolate AG05252 chromosome 5, NHGRI_mPonPyg2-v2.0_pri, whole genome shotgun sequence containing:
- the LOC129039112 gene encoding cytochrome c oxidase assembly protein COX11, mitochondrial-like gives rise to the protein MSCLTWTLFILWSFELGNWLYFENSVQFLESCLGWVLVQGVVGGLWRPGWRRVAFCGWRWIHPGSPTRAAERVEPFLRPECSGTGGAGRGLRWLGTWKRCSLRARRPALQPPRWHKSSNPFTRAQKEEWRRRNKTTLTYVAAVVVGMLGASYAAVPLYRLYCQTTGLGGSALAGHASDKIENMVPVKDRIIKISFNADVHASLQWNFRPQQTEIYVVPGETALAFYRAKNPTDKPVIGISTYNIVPFEAGQYFNKIQCFCFEEQRLNPQEEVDMPVFFYIDPEFAEDPRMIKVDLITLSYTFFEAKEGHKLPVPGYN